One part of the Brevundimonas sp. NIBR11 genome encodes these proteins:
- a CDS encoding porin family protein, producing MRNILLATAALSLMAVPAMAQTVSNPQWYGTGGYTHLDAEGADLGAITGRLGARLSPNFAVEGEGSIGVRDDEFSTAGVTTKVEHDYDAAIYGVGILPVSPNLELFGRLGYGTTKLKASAAGVSVEEDGESFNYGLGANYMLDAQNGLRADWTRRDFRDDGGEADTYGLSYVRRF from the coding sequence ATGCGTAACATTCTTCTCGCGACCGCCGCTCTTTCTCTGATGGCTGTGCCGGCCATGGCTCAGACCGTTTCGAACCCCCAGTGGTACGGCACGGGCGGCTATACCCACCTCGACGCCGAGGGCGCCGATCTGGGCGCCATTACGGGCCGCCTCGGCGCCCGTCTGTCGCCGAACTTCGCCGTCGAAGGCGAAGGCTCGATCGGCGTGCGCGACGATGAGTTCAGCACCGCCGGAGTCACCACCAAGGTCGAGCATGACTACGATGCCGCCATCTACGGCGTCGGCATCCTGCCTGTGAGCCCGAACCTCGAACTGTTCGGCCGCCTAGGCTACGGCACCACCAAGCTCAAGGCCAGCGCAGCCGGCGTCTCGGTGGAAGAGGATGGCGAGAGCTTCAACTATGGCCTCGGCGCCAACTACATGCTCGACGCCCAGAACGGCCTGCGCGCCGACTGGACTCGCCGTGATTTCCGTGATGACGGCGGCGAGGCCGACACCTACGGCCTCAGCTACGTGCGCCGCTTCTAA
- a CDS encoding beta-ketoacyl-ACP synthase III: MTHAVIAATGLFTPEQSISNAELVEAYNAWADQWNRDHALQIAEGDVAALTPSSVEFIEKASGIKSRFVLDKAGILDPKRMAPNLPERSNDELSIMAEMAVRAARQAIEAWGKPVSEIGAVLCAASNMPRPYPALAVEIQQALGIEGFGFDMNVACSSATFGIKTAADFIASGSVKAVLMVNPEICSAHLNFTDRDSHFIFGDVCTAVIVESSDTAGPGGWDVLGTRLKTVFSNNIRNNFGFLNRWAEETGAGPTERAAGQQDDKLFIQQGRKVFKDVVPLVSDMIVDHAGELGIEPTGLKRMWLHQANINMNQMIGRKVLGRDPEPQENVIILDEYANTSSAGSIIAFHLNQQGFETGEVGLICSFGAGYSAGTVFVRKR; this comes from the coding sequence GTGACCCACGCCGTCATCGCCGCTACCGGCCTGTTCACCCCCGAACAGTCGATCTCCAACGCCGAACTGGTCGAGGCCTACAACGCCTGGGCCGATCAGTGGAACAGGGACCACGCGCTGCAGATCGCCGAGGGCGACGTCGCGGCCCTGACCCCCTCCTCGGTCGAGTTCATCGAGAAGGCCTCGGGCATCAAGAGCCGGTTCGTGCTCGACAAGGCGGGCATTCTCGATCCGAAGCGGATGGCGCCGAACCTGCCCGAGCGGTCCAACGACGAGCTGTCGATCATGGCCGAGATGGCCGTGAGGGCCGCGCGTCAGGCGATCGAGGCCTGGGGCAAGCCGGTCTCGGAGATCGGGGCGGTCCTGTGCGCCGCCTCCAACATGCCTCGCCCCTATCCCGCCCTGGCGGTCGAAATCCAGCAGGCGCTGGGTATCGAGGGCTTCGGCTTCGACATGAACGTGGCCTGTTCCTCGGCCACCTTCGGCATCAAGACGGCGGCGGACTTCATCGCCTCGGGCTCGGTCAAAGCCGTGCTGATGGTGAACCCGGAGATCTGTTCCGCCCACCTGAACTTCACCGACCGGGACAGCCACTTCATCTTCGGCGACGTCTGCACGGCCGTGATCGTGGAGAGTTCGGACACGGCCGGTCCCGGCGGCTGGGACGTTCTGGGGACGCGGCTGAAGACCGTCTTCTCCAACAACATCCGCAACAATTTCGGCTTCCTGAACCGCTGGGCCGAGGAGACGGGCGCGGGTCCGACGGAGCGCGCGGCCGGTCAGCAGGACGACAAGCTGTTCATCCAGCAGGGCCGCAAGGTCTTCAAGGACGTGGTGCCGCTGGTGTCCGACATGATCGTGGACCACGCAGGCGAGCTGGGCATCGAGCCGACCGGCCTGAAGCGGATGTGGCTGCACCAGGCCAACATCAACATGAACCAGATGATCGGTCGCAAGGTCCTGGGTCGCGATCCGGAACCGCAGGAGAACGTCATCATCCTGGACGAGTACGCCAACACGTCGTCGGCCGGCTCGATCATCGCCTTCCACCTGAACCAGCAGGGGTTCGAGACCGGTGAGGTGGGGCTGATCTGCAGCTTCGGCGCAGGCTACTCTGCGGGGACGGTCTTCGTTCGCAAACGGTGA